From one Streptomyces sp. NBC_01478 genomic stretch:
- a CDS encoding serine hydrolase domain-containing protein: MSLQSLALIENWPVPTAAAGVVRADGTVLGTHGPADHRFPLASVTKPLAAYAALVAYEEGAIELDEPAGPPGATVRHLLAHTSGLAFDEHRVTAPPGQRRLYSNAGFEQLGDHLAKATEIPFADYLHQAVLAPLGMNSTSLQGSPAKDGISTVTDLLRFAAELQAPRLLDPRTVAEAMTVQYPGTKGVLPGYGHQNPNDWGLGFEIRDSKSPHWTGSSSSPRTFGHFGQSGTFLWIDPVADAGCVALTDRAFGAWAVEAWPAFTDAVLAEL; the protein is encoded by the coding sequence ATGTCCCTGCAGAGCCTCGCGCTGATCGAGAACTGGCCGGTGCCGACCGCCGCGGCGGGTGTCGTACGGGCCGACGGAACCGTCCTCGGCACCCACGGCCCGGCCGACCACCGCTTCCCGCTCGCCTCGGTCACCAAGCCGCTCGCGGCGTACGCGGCCCTCGTCGCGTACGAGGAGGGCGCGATCGAACTGGACGAACCGGCGGGCCCGCCCGGCGCCACCGTCCGCCATCTCCTCGCCCACACCTCGGGGTTGGCCTTCGACGAACACCGTGTGACGGCTCCGCCCGGGCAGCGCCGCCTGTACTCGAACGCGGGCTTCGAGCAACTCGGCGACCACCTCGCGAAGGCGACGGAGATCCCGTTCGCGGACTACCTGCACCAGGCGGTGCTGGCCCCGCTCGGCATGAACTCGACCTCGCTGCAAGGCTCCCCGGCGAAGGACGGCATCTCGACAGTCACCGACCTCCTCCGCTTCGCCGCCGAACTCCAGGCCCCGCGCCTCCTCGACCCCCGCACGGTCGCCGAGGCGATGACGGTCCAGTACCCCGGCACCAAGGGCGTGTTGCCCGGCTACGGCCACCAGAACCCCAACGACTGGGGCCTCGGCTTCGAGATCCGCGACTCCAAGTCCCCGCACTGGACCGGCAGTTCGTCCTCCCCGCGCACCTTCGGCCACTTCGGCCAGTCCGGTACGTTCCTGTGGATCGACCCGGTCGCGGACGCGGGGTGCGTGGCCCTGACGGACCGGGCGTTCGGGGCGTGGGCGGTCGAGGCGTGGCCGGCCTTCACGGACGCGGTGCTCGCGGAGCTCTAG
- a CDS encoding aldo/keto reductase has translation MTDTTIPTARLGAAGPAVGVQGLGCMGMSFAYGPADAKQSLAALDRALELGVTLYDTADAYGMGENERFLSPFFKAHRDQVVVATKFALSIPPGEPTRRVIRNDRPYIRQAVEASLDRLGIDTIDLYYMHRRDPKIPIEDTVGAMAELVREGKVKHLGLSEITGAELRAAHAVHPIAAVQSEWSLFSRDVEISLVGAAAKLGVAVVPYSPLGRGFLTGSFSNAEQDLTEGDFRRTQPRFTGENAAANGALLEPVRTVAEAHGASLGQIALAWVQQRAQVHGLPIIPIPGTTKPGRVEENTAATRIVLTDTELSLLEPIAGKVAGDRYADMTFASTSREN, from the coding sequence ATGACCGACACCACGATCCCGACCGCACGACTCGGCGCGGCCGGCCCCGCGGTCGGCGTCCAGGGCCTCGGCTGCATGGGCATGAGCTTCGCCTACGGCCCCGCGGACGCGAAGCAGTCGCTGGCCGCCCTGGACCGCGCGCTGGAACTGGGCGTGACCCTGTACGACACGGCCGACGCGTACGGCATGGGGGAGAACGAGCGGTTCCTGTCGCCGTTCTTCAAGGCGCACCGCGACCAGGTCGTCGTCGCCACCAAGTTCGCCCTGTCGATCCCGCCGGGCGAGCCGACCCGGCGCGTCATCCGCAACGACCGCCCGTACATCCGCCAGGCCGTGGAGGCCAGCCTCGACCGCCTCGGCATCGACACCATCGACCTCTACTACATGCACCGCCGTGACCCGAAGATCCCCATCGAGGACACCGTCGGCGCGATGGCGGAGCTGGTCCGCGAGGGCAAGGTCAAGCACCTCGGGCTGAGCGAGATCACGGGCGCGGAGCTGCGGGCGGCCCACGCCGTGCACCCGATCGCCGCCGTGCAGTCGGAGTGGTCGCTGTTCAGCCGTGACGTCGAGATCAGCCTGGTCGGCGCCGCCGCCAAGCTGGGCGTGGCGGTCGTACCGTACTCACCGCTGGGCCGTGGCTTCCTCACCGGTTCCTTCTCGAACGCCGAACAGGACCTGACGGAGGGCGACTTCCGCCGCACCCAGCCCCGCTTCACCGGCGAGAACGCGGCCGCCAACGGCGCCCTCCTGGAGCCGGTGCGGACGGTCGCCGAGGCACACGGAGCCTCCCTCGGCCAGATCGCCCTCGCCTGGGTCCAACAGCGCGCCCAGGTCCACGGCCTGCCGATCATCCCCATCCCGGGCACGACCAAGCCGGGCCGGGTGGAGGAGAACACGGCAGCGACCAGGATCGTCCTGACGGATACCGAGCTGTCCCTCCTGGAGCCGATCGCCGGCAAGGTGGCGGGGGACCGCTACGCGGACATGACCTTCGCAT
- a CDS encoding pirin family protein codes for MDVRRSAERYPGGDPGAGIESWHAFSFGPHYDPDNLRFGAVIACNEERLAPGAGFDEHPHSHTEIITWVVEGELSHRDSTGHLTRVRPGDVQRLSSGAGVRHVERNDSDSPLTFVQMWFAPLEPGGEPSYGIVHGIADSTPYAVPEAGAMLHVRRLTPGERTAVPDAVHVYVHVVRGEVSLGGEKLGPGDAARITDARDLVVQAATGAELLMWEML; via the coding sequence ATGGACGTACGGCGTTCCGCCGAGCGCTACCCAGGGGGTGACCCGGGGGCCGGGATCGAGTCGTGGCATGCCTTCTCCTTCGGGCCGCACTACGACCCCGACAACCTCCGGTTCGGCGCGGTCATCGCCTGCAACGAGGAGCGGCTCGCCCCCGGTGCCGGTTTCGACGAACACCCGCACAGCCACACGGAGATCATCACCTGGGTCGTGGAAGGGGAGCTGAGCCACCGCGACTCCACCGGCCACCTCACCCGCGTCCGCCCCGGAGACGTCCAGCGCCTCAGCTCGGGCGCGGGCGTACGGCACGTCGAGCGCAACGACAGCGACTCGCCCCTGACCTTCGTGCAGATGTGGTTCGCCCCCCTGGAACCCGGCGGCGAACCGTCGTACGGGATCGTCCACGGCATCGCGGACTCCACTCCGTACGCGGTGCCGGAGGCGGGCGCGATGCTGCACGTGCGTCGGCTCACGCCGGGGGAGCGTACGGCCGTACCGGATGCGGTGCATGTGTACGTGCATGTGGTGCGGGGCGAAGTGAGCCTGGGCGGCGAGAAGTTGGGGCCGGGGGATGCCGCGCGGATCACGGATGCGCGGGATCTGGTGGTGCAGGCGGCGACCGGGGCCGAGCTGTTGATGTGGGAGATGCTCTAG
- a CDS encoding MerR family transcriptional regulator — MTVMETTGTRTDTCAGPPQGERRPDGADSYTISEVVAFTGLTAHTLRWYERIGLMPHIDRSHTGQRRYSNRDLDWLDLVGKLRLTGMPVADMVRYAELVREGDHTYGDRFDLLEATRRDVLARIAELHDTLAVLDRKIAFYGEAGHAFEKEKAG; from the coding sequence ATGACGGTGATGGAGACCACGGGTACCAGGACCGACACCTGCGCGGGCCCGCCGCAGGGCGAGCGGCGTCCGGACGGCGCGGACAGCTACACGATCAGCGAGGTCGTCGCGTTCACCGGCCTGACGGCACACACCCTGCGCTGGTACGAGCGCATCGGCCTGATGCCGCACATCGACCGCTCGCACACCGGCCAGCGCCGCTACAGCAACCGCGACCTCGACTGGCTCGACCTCGTCGGCAAGCTCCGCCTCACCGGCATGCCGGTCGCCGACATGGTCCGCTACGCCGAACTGGTCCGCGAGGGCGACCACACCTACGGCGACCGCTTCGACCTGCTGGAGGCGACCCGCCGGGACGTCCTGGCCAGGATCGCCGAACTGCACGACACCCTCGCCGTACTCGACCGGAAGATCGCCTTCTACGGCGAAGCCGGCCACGCGTTCGAGAAGGAGAAAGCCGGATGA
- a CDS encoding RNA-guided endonuclease InsQ/TnpB family protein: MIRAYKFLMRPTVGQQVALSEMLSDHCSLYNAALQERRDAYRHASKTSVKYGQQSGQLKDIRAFDPERQGRWSFSSQQATLRRLDKAFTAFFRRIKAGDRPGYPRFRGVNRFVTVDFPKDGDGCRWDSTPHDPATRVRFQGVGHVKVNQHRAVVGKVKTVSVKREGRKWFVVLTAEQRRPEPLPATGSVVGIDLGIASFLTDSNGGHIANPRHARKAAAKLEVAQQALSRFPRRRAKDRTRNHQHAVDNVAKLHGKVRRQRLDHAHKTALGLVREHDFIAHEDLKIRNMSKAPAPKPDPEKPGGFLPNGAASKAGLNRSIADAGWGVFLAILNAKAESAGREVTAVDPRNTSRMCPECGHTAKENRPTQEKFHCLSCGHRAHADVVGATNVLRAGLVRRDANQA; this comes from the coding sequence ATGATCCGTGCGTACAAGTTCCTCATGCGGCCCACCGTGGGCCAGCAAGTCGCGCTGAGCGAGATGCTGAGCGATCACTGCTCCCTCTACAACGCTGCCTTGCAGGAACGTCGCGACGCCTACCGACACGCCTCGAAGACGAGCGTGAAGTACGGGCAGCAGTCCGGACAACTCAAGGACATCCGGGCTTTTGACCCCGAGCGGCAGGGGCGCTGGTCCTTCTCCTCGCAGCAGGCGACATTGCGCCGGTTGGACAAGGCGTTCACCGCGTTCTTCCGTCGGATCAAAGCCGGGGACAGGCCCGGGTACCCGCGCTTCCGTGGGGTGAACCGGTTCGTCACGGTGGACTTCCCGAAGGACGGGGACGGCTGCCGGTGGGACTCCACTCCGCACGACCCCGCGACCCGGGTCCGCTTCCAGGGCGTCGGGCACGTCAAGGTCAACCAGCACCGCGCGGTGGTCGGCAAGGTCAAGACCGTGTCGGTCAAGCGCGAGGGCCGTAAGTGGTTTGTCGTGCTGACCGCCGAGCAGCGCCGGCCTGAGCCGCTGCCCGCGACCGGCTCAGTAGTCGGCATCGACCTCGGTATTGCCTCGTTCCTCACTGATTCCAACGGCGGGCACATCGCCAACCCGCGCCACGCGCGCAAGGCGGCCGCAAAGCTCGAAGTCGCGCAGCAGGCCCTGAGCCGCTTTCCGCGCCGCAGGGCCAAGGACCGTACCCGCAACCATCAGCACGCTGTGGACAACGTCGCCAAGCTCCACGGCAAGGTACGCCGCCAGCGGCTCGACCACGCGCACAAGACCGCGCTCGGCCTGGTTCGTGAGCACGACTTCATCGCGCACGAAGACCTCAAGATCCGCAACATGAGCAAGGCTCCCGCCCCGAAGCCGGACCCCGAGAAGCCGGGCGGTTTCCTGCCGAACGGGGCCGCGAGCAAGGCCGGGCTGAACCGTTCGATCGCTGACGCCGGTTGGGGGGTGTTCCTAGCGATTCTGAACGCAAAGGCTGAAAGCGCCGGGCGGGAAGTAACGGCCGTGGACCCCCGCAACACCTCCCGCATGTGCCCCGAATGCGGGCACACCGCCAAGGAGAACCGGCCCACCCAGGAGAAGTTCCACTGCCTCTCGTGCGGCCACCGGGCACACGCCGACGTCGTCGGAGCGACCAACGTTTTACGGGCCGGGCTGGTCCGTCGCGACGCCAACCAGGCATAG
- a CDS encoding acyl carrier protein encodes MAATQEEIVAGLADIVNEIAGIPVEDVQLDKSFTDDLDVDSLSMVEVVVAAEERFDVKIPDEDVKNLKTVGDATDYILKNQG; translated from the coding sequence ATGGCCGCCACTCAGGAAGAGATCGTCGCCGGTCTCGCCGACATCGTGAACGAGATCGCCGGCATCCCGGTTGAGGACGTCCAGCTGGACAAGTCCTTCACCGACGACCTGGACGTCGACTCGCTGTCCATGGTCGAGGTCGTCGTCGCCGCCGAAGAGCGCTTCGACGTCAAGATCCCCGACGAGGACGTCAAGAACCTCAAGACGGTCGGCGACGCGACCGACTACATCCTCAAGAACCAGGGCTGA
- a CDS encoding DUF3145 domain-containing protein yields the protein MTTRGVLYVHSAPRALCPHVEWAVAGVLGTRVSLDWIRQPAAPGTWRSEFSWQAEVGTASKLASALRGWHLLRFEVTAEPCPTAEGERYSCTPDLGIFHAVTGIHGDILIPEDRLRAALTRSQQGETNLESEIAKLLGKPWDDELEPFRYAGEGAPVRWLHQVV from the coding sequence GTGACGACACGTGGAGTTCTGTACGTGCACTCCGCGCCGCGCGCGCTGTGCCCGCACGTCGAGTGGGCCGTCGCCGGGGTGCTCGGCACACGCGTCAGCCTCGACTGGATCCGCCAGCCCGCCGCCCCCGGAACCTGGCGCTCCGAATTCTCCTGGCAGGCAGAGGTAGGAACGGCGTCCAAGCTGGCGTCGGCCCTCCGCGGCTGGCACCTCCTCCGCTTCGAGGTCACTGCCGAGCCCTGCCCCACCGCCGAGGGCGAGCGCTATAGCTGCACCCCCGACCTGGGCATCTTCCACGCCGTCACCGGCATCCACGGCGACATCCTGATCCCGGAGGACCGCCTCCGCGCGGCGCTCACCCGCTCCCAACAGGGCGAGACCAACCTGGAGTCCGAGATCGCCAAGCTCCTCGGCAAGCCCTGGGACGACGAGTTGGAGCCGTTCCGGTACGCGGGCGAGGGCGCACCGGTGCGCTGGCTGCACCAGGTGGTCTAG
- a CDS encoding ketoacyl-ACP synthase III, with protein MSTKIKPSKGAPYARILGVGGYRPVRVVPNEVILETIDSSDEWIRSRSGIETRHWANDEETVAAMSIEASGKAIADAGISAEQIGGVIVSTVSHFKQTPAVATEIADKLGTNKAAAFDISAGCAGFGYGLTLAKGMVVEGSAEYVLVIGVERLSDLTDLEDRATAFLFGDGAGAVVVGPAKEPHIGPTVWGSEGDKSDTIKQTVPWTEYDSTGKFPAITQEGQAVFRWAVFEMAKVAQQALDAAGITPDELDVFIPHQANERIIDSMVKTLKLPEHVTVARDVRTTGNTSAASIPLAMERLLATGEAKSGDTALVIGFGAGLVYAATVVTLP; from the coding sequence ATGTCGACGAAGATCAAGCCGAGCAAGGGCGCACCGTACGCGCGCATCCTCGGCGTGGGCGGCTACCGTCCGGTCCGTGTCGTCCCGAACGAGGTGATCCTGGAGACGATCGACTCGTCCGACGAGTGGATCCGCTCGCGCTCGGGCATCGAGACCCGGCACTGGGCGAACGACGAGGAGACCGTCGCCGCGATGTCCATCGAGGCGTCCGGCAAGGCGATCGCGGACGCGGGGATCTCCGCCGAGCAGATCGGCGGCGTGATCGTCTCCACGGTCTCGCACTTCAAGCAGACCCCGGCCGTGGCGACGGAGATCGCGGACAAGCTCGGCACGAACAAGGCCGCCGCGTTCGACATCTCGGCGGGCTGCGCGGGCTTCGGCTACGGCCTGACCCTCGCCAAGGGCATGGTCGTCGAAGGCAGCGCCGAGTACGTGCTGGTCATCGGCGTGGAGCGGCTGTCCGACCTGACCGACCTGGAGGACCGCGCGACGGCCTTCCTGTTCGGTGACGGCGCGGGCGCGGTCGTGGTGGGCCCCGCGAAGGAGCCGCACATCGGCCCGACCGTGTGGGGTTCGGAGGGCGACAAGTCGGACACCATCAAGCAGACCGTGCCGTGGACCGAGTACGACAGCACGGGCAAGTTCCCTGCGATCACGCAGGAGGGCCAGGCGGTGTTCCGCTGGGCCGTGTTCGAGATGGCGAAGGTCGCCCAGCAGGCGCTGGACGCGGCCGGGATCACCCCGGACGAACTGGATGTCTTCATTCCCCACCAGGCCAACGAGCGGATCATCGACTCGATGGTGAAGACGCTGAAACTGCCGGAGCACGTCACGGTCGCGCGTGACGTACGCACCACCGGCAACACCTCGGCCGCCTCGATTCCGCTCGCTATGGAGCGGCTTCTGGCGACCGGCGAGGCCAAGAGCGGCGACACCGCGCTCGTCATCGGCTTCGGGGCGGGTCTTGTGTACGCCGCGACGGTCGTTACCCTCCCCTAG
- the fasR gene encoding fatty acid biosynthesis transcriptional regulator FasR: MPEPETSRPAGPAPRAHSHPATLKRLEQSSGSLAAQAIARMDETLSWYRAMPPENRSWIGLVAQAGIAAFTEWFRHPDAPQAISTDVFGTAPRELTRAITLRQTVEMVRTTIEVMESAIDEVAAPGDESVLREALLVYAREIAFATAQVYAQAAEARGAWDARLESLVVNAVLSGEADEGAVSRAAALGWSSPEHVCVVLGTAPDGDSELTVEAIRRAARHAKLQVLTGVLGDRLVVIAGGSDNPLAVAKSLIGPYAAGPVVAGPIVPDLLAATRSAQAAAAGLKACSAWQDAPRPVLADDLLPERAMAGDPSARDQLVEEIYRPLEEAGSALLETLSVYLEQASSLEGAARMLFVHPNTVRYRLRRVTDVTGWSPSDVRSAFTLRIALILGRLADGDPQN; this comes from the coding sequence GTGCCCGAACCAGAAACCAGCAGACCCGCAGGCCCCGCCCCCCGAGCCCACTCGCACCCGGCGACTCTGAAGCGGCTGGAGCAGTCGTCCGGGAGTCTCGCCGCCCAGGCCATCGCGCGCATGGACGAGACGCTGTCGTGGTACCGGGCGATGCCACCGGAGAACCGTTCCTGGATCGGACTGGTCGCGCAGGCCGGTATCGCCGCCTTCACCGAGTGGTTCCGGCATCCCGACGCGCCGCAGGCCATCTCCACCGACGTGTTCGGGACCGCGCCCCGCGAACTGACCCGGGCCATCACACTCCGCCAGACCGTCGAGATGGTGCGCACCACCATCGAGGTCATGGAGTCCGCGATCGACGAGGTGGCCGCCCCTGGCGACGAGTCCGTGCTGCGCGAGGCGCTTCTCGTGTACGCCCGGGAGATCGCCTTCGCGACCGCCCAGGTGTACGCGCAGGCCGCCGAGGCGCGGGGCGCGTGGGACGCCCGGCTGGAGTCGCTCGTCGTGAACGCCGTGCTGAGCGGTGAGGCCGACGAGGGGGCGGTCAGCCGAGCCGCGGCTCTGGGGTGGAGCTCGCCCGAGCATGTCTGTGTGGTGCTGGGGACCGCGCCCGACGGCGACAGTGAACTGACCGTGGAGGCGATCCGGCGGGCCGCCCGGCACGCCAAGCTCCAGGTGCTCACCGGGGTGCTCGGGGACCGGCTCGTCGTCATCGCCGGCGGCAGCGACAATCCGCTCGCCGTCGCCAAGTCGCTGATCGGCCCTTATGCGGCCGGTCCCGTGGTCGCGGGGCCGATCGTGCCCGACCTGCTGGCCGCGACCCGGTCCGCACAGGCCGCCGCCGCCGGGCTCAAGGCGTGCTCCGCCTGGCAGGACGCGCCGCGCCCGGTACTGGCGGACGACCTGCTTCCGGAACGCGCGATGGCCGGTGACCCCAGCGCCCGGGACCAGTTGGTGGAGGAGATCTACAGACCGCTGGAGGAGGCCGGGTCCGCGCTCCTGGAGACACTCAGTGTCTATCTGGAGCAGGCGAGTAGCCTCGAAGGTGCCGCGCGGATGCTGTTCGTGCATCCCAACACCGTGCGCTACCGGCTTCGACGTGTGACTGACGTCACCGGCTGGTCGCCATCCGATGTACGGTCCGCGTTCACGCTGCGGATCGCGCTGATCCTGGGGCGTCTGGCCGATGGAGATCCCCAGAACTAG
- a CDS encoding beta-ketoacyl-[acyl-carrier-protein] synthase family protein — MSPTNRTVVVTGIGATTPLGGDAASTWEGLIAGKSGVKPLEQEWAAEQAVRIAAPAAVDPSEVIPRPQARRLDRSAQFALIAAKEAWADAGFTDKAGEDAAVDPDRLGTVIASGIGGVTTLLDQYDVLKEKGVRRVSPHTVPMLMPNGPSANVGLLVGARAGVHTPVSACASGAEAIGYAIEMIRTGRADVVVAGGTEAAIHPLPIAAFGNMMAMSKNNDDPQGASRPYDTGRDGFVLGEGAGVLVLESAEHAAKRGARVYAEAVGQGISADGHDIVQPEPEGRGISQALRNLMDNTDLDAAEIVHVNAHATSTPAGDVAELKALRKVFGDDADHMAVSATKSMTGHLLGGAGGVESVATVLALYNRIAPPTINVENLDPEAEANADVVRGEARKLPVEGRIAALNDSFGFGGHNVVLAFRTV, encoded by the coding sequence GTGAGCCCGACCAATCGCACCGTGGTCGTCACCGGTATCGGCGCAACCACACCGCTGGGTGGCGACGCAGCCTCGACCTGGGAGGGTCTGATCGCCGGCAAGTCCGGTGTGAAGCCCCTGGAGCAGGAGTGGGCCGCCGAGCAGGCGGTCCGTATCGCCGCGCCGGCCGCCGTGGACCCCTCCGAGGTCATCCCGCGTCCGCAGGCCCGCCGCCTGGACCGCTCGGCGCAGTTCGCGCTGATCGCGGCCAAGGAGGCCTGGGCGGACGCCGGCTTCACCGACAAGGCCGGTGAGGACGCGGCGGTCGACCCCGACCGTCTGGGCACCGTCATCGCCTCCGGCATCGGCGGTGTGACGACCCTGCTCGACCAGTACGACGTGCTGAAGGAGAAGGGCGTCCGCCGCGTCTCCCCGCACACCGTCCCCATGCTGATGCCGAACGGCCCGTCCGCCAACGTGGGTCTGCTCGTCGGCGCCCGCGCGGGCGTGCACACGCCGGTCTCCGCGTGCGCCTCCGGCGCCGAGGCCATCGGCTACGCCATCGAGATGATCCGCACCGGCCGCGCCGACGTCGTGGTCGCGGGTGGCACGGAGGCGGCCATCCACCCCCTCCCCATCGCCGCGTTCGGCAACATGATGGCGATGTCCAAGAACAACGACGACCCACAGGGTGCCTCGCGTCCCTACGACACCGGCCGCGACGGCTTCGTCCTCGGCGAGGGCGCCGGCGTCCTGGTCCTGGAGTCCGCCGAGCACGCCGCGAAGCGCGGTGCCCGGGTGTACGCCGAGGCGGTCGGGCAGGGCATCTCCGCCGACGGCCACGACATCGTGCAGCCGGAGCCGGAGGGGCGCGGCATCTCGCAGGCCCTGCGGAACCTGATGGACAACACCGACCTGGACGCGGCGGAGATCGTGCACGTGAACGCGCACGCGACGTCGACGCCGGCGGGCGACGTGGCCGAACTGAAGGCGCTGCGCAAGGTGTTCGGCGACGACGCGGACCACATGGCTGTCTCGGCCACGAAGTCCATGACCGGGCATCTGCTGGGTGGTGCGGGCGGTGTCGAGTCGGTCGCGACCGTGCTCGCGCTGTACAACCGGATCGCTCCGCCGACCATCAACGTCGAGAACCTCGACCCGGAGGCGGAGGCCAACGCGGACGTCGTTCGCGGCGAGGCTCGTAAGTTGCCGGTCGAGGGACGTATCGCCGCGCTGAACGACTCGTTCGGGTTCGGTGGGCACAACGTGGTGCTGGCGTTCCGGACGGTCTGA
- a CDS encoding SGNH/GDSL hydrolase family protein gives MRIRRLRSRAALALVTAAVLGAAGCDGSGGASSGTHSKSGTAAKAKPAPLWDPSPSSVAAVGDSITRGFDACTVLSDCPEVSWATGSSASVDSLAVRLLGKAGAAERSWNYAETGARMADLPAQMGQAAARRPQLVTVMVGANDACRASTSAMTSVADFRAEFEESLKTLRRALPKTQVYVASVPNLKRLWSQGRASPLGKEVWKLGICPSMLADADALDSAATERRDTVLDRVEAYNKVLEQVCATDERCRFDGGAVYDYRFGTDQLSHWDWFHPSTDGQARLAEIAYRRVIARTPVT, from the coding sequence ATGCGAATCCGACGTCTTCGTTCACGGGCCGCGCTCGCCCTCGTGACGGCTGCCGTGCTGGGCGCGGCCGGCTGTGACGGGAGCGGGGGTGCGTCCTCCGGTACCCACAGCAAGAGCGGTACGGCGGCCAAGGCGAAGCCCGCTCCGTTGTGGGACCCCAGTCCGTCCTCGGTGGCGGCGGTCGGTGACTCCATCACCCGTGGTTTCGACGCCTGTACGGTCCTGTCGGACTGCCCGGAGGTGTCCTGGGCGACCGGCAGTTCGGCCTCGGTCGACAGTCTCGCCGTACGGCTGCTGGGGAAGGCGGGCGCGGCGGAGCGCAGTTGGAACTACGCGGAGACCGGGGCGCGGATGGCCGACCTGCCCGCGCAGATGGGTCAAGCGGCGGCGCGCAGGCCGCAGTTGGTCACGGTGATGGTGGGGGCCAATGACGCCTGCCGGGCCTCGACCTCGGCGATGACCTCCGTGGCCGACTTCCGTGCCGAGTTCGAGGAGTCGCTGAAGACGCTGCGGCGGGCACTGCCGAAGACGCAGGTCTACGTCGCGAGCGTGCCGAATCTCAAGCGGCTCTGGTCGCAGGGGCGGGCGAGCCCGCTGGGCAAGGAGGTGTGGAAGCTGGGCATCTGTCCCTCGATGCTGGCCGACGCGGACGCCCTGGACTCGGCGGCGACCGAGCGGCGGGACACGGTGCTGGACCGGGTGGAGGCGTACAACAAGGTCCTGGAGCAGGTGTGCGCCACGGACGAGCGGTGCCGTTTCGACGGGGGCGCGGTCTACGACTACCGCTTCGGCACGGACCAGTTGAGCCACTGGGACTGGTTCCACCCCAGCACGGACGGCCAGGCACGGCTGGCCGAGATCGCCTACCGTCGCGTCATCGCGCGCACCCCCGTGACCTAG
- a CDS encoding ACP S-malonyltransferase produces the protein MLVLVAPGQGAQTPGFLTPWLDLPGVEDRLRALSAAVDLDLVHYGTDADADEIRDTAVAQPLLVAAGLVSAAALGDVAPGAVAGHSVGEFTAAVLAGVLDDTAALTLVRKRGLAMAEAAAITATGMSALLGGDPDTTVAHLEKLGLTPANVNGAGQIVAAGTLEQLAALEADKPEGVRRVVALKVAGAFHTRHMGPAVDTLAKAAQELAPADPKITYVSNKDGKAVATGAEVLDRLVGQVANPVRWDLCMETFKELGVTALLEVCPGGTLTGLAKRALPGVKTLALKTPDDLDAARELIAEHANA, from the coding sequence GTGCTCGTACTCGTCGCTCCCGGCCAGGGCGCCCAGACGCCCGGCTTCCTGACTCCCTGGCTCGACCTCCCCGGTGTCGAGGACCGTCTGCGTGCCCTCTCGGCCGCCGTCGACCTCGATCTGGTGCACTACGGCACGGACGCCGACGCGGACGAGATCCGTGACACCGCCGTCGCCCAGCCGCTGCTCGTCGCCGCCGGACTGGTCTCCGCCGCGGCACTCGGTGACGTGGCGCCGGGCGCGGTGGCCGGTCACAGCGTCGGCGAATTCACCGCCGCCGTCCTCGCGGGCGTCCTGGACGACACGGCCGCCCTGACCCTCGTACGCAAGCGTGGTCTGGCGATGGCCGAGGCCGCCGCGATCACCGCGACCGGGATGTCGGCGCTGCTCGGCGGCGACCCGGACACCACGGTCGCGCATCTGGAGAAGCTGGGCCTGACCCCGGCGAACGTGAACGGCGCGGGCCAGATCGTGGCCGCCGGCACGCTGGAGCAGCTCGCCGCCCTGGAGGCCGACAAGCCCGAGGGTGTGCGGCGGGTCGTGGCGCTGAAGGTGGCCGGCGCGTTCCACACGCGGCACATGGGCCCGGCGGTCGACACGCTCGCCAAGGCCGCGCAGGAACTGGCCCCGGCCGACCCGAAGATCACGTACGTCTCGAACAAGGACGGCAAGGCCGTCGCCACCGGTGCCGAGGTGCTGGACCGGCTGGTCGGCCAGGTCGCCAACCCGGTCCGCTGGGACCTGTGCATGGAGACCTTCAAGGAGCTGGGCGTCACCGCGCTCCTGGAGGTGTGCCCCGGCGGCACCCTGACCGGCCTCGCCAAGCGCGCCCTGCCCGGCGTGAAGACGCTGGCCCTGAAGACCCCGGACGACCTCGACGCGGCCCGCGAGCTCATCGCCGAGCACGCCAACGCCTGA